A region from the Candidatus Binatia bacterium genome encodes:
- a CDS encoding lysylphosphatidylglycerol synthase transmembrane domain-containing protein has product MKKPSALFVFLLKAIVGLGLFAIFFFRLDLDQFFQAFSSAHISYVLLALLAYSVGKVVTAVRWALLARPLGFSNPLKDFIAFYYIGMFFNLVGPSTLGGDAGKVFYLSREKSTGEERSRAEAAAAAVVSILADRLVGMVGLVWIAAVALLAFPEHGASLPAIVRYAVYAMALGPFIGWLAFGFGNRLLQKIAHPLGKKLYALGSAYWNRPAVLGQTAAFSVAFHLIQVWCQILIGRALGFDIPWSYACVFFPLVDIITMLPVSISGIGFREGGLLFFLSRLGVGPEKAVANGVLWLAIVVATGLAGGIAFVLRRRK; this is encoded by the coding sequence ATGAAAAAACCCAGCGCTCTTTTCGTCTTTCTGCTCAAGGCTATTGTCGGTCTCGGCCTGTTCGCGATCTTTTTTTTCCGACTCGATCTCGATCAATTCTTCCAGGCGTTTTCCTCGGCGCATATATCTTACGTGCTGCTGGCGCTCCTCGCGTACTCTGTCGGCAAGGTGGTTACCGCGGTCCGGTGGGCGCTGTTGGCGCGGCCGCTGGGTTTTTCCAATCCGCTCAAAGATTTCATCGCGTTTTACTACATCGGGATGTTTTTCAATCTGGTCGGTCCGAGCACGCTGGGCGGAGACGCGGGAAAAGTCTTCTACCTGTCGCGGGAAAAATCCACCGGTGAGGAGCGGAGCCGGGCGGAAGCCGCCGCCGCGGCCGTCGTCTCCATTCTCGCCGATCGTCTCGTAGGAATGGTTGGGTTGGTTTGGATCGCCGCTGTCGCGCTGCTCGCGTTTCCCGAGCACGGCGCGTCGCTCCCGGCCATTGTCCGCTACGCCGTTTACGCGATGGCGCTGGGACCGTTTATCGGCTGGCTCGCGTTTGGCTTCGGCAACCGGCTTTTGCAAAAGATCGCGCACCCTCTCGGCAAGAAGCTGTACGCTCTCGGCAGCGCGTATTGGAACCGCCCGGCCGTGTTGGGTCAGACCGCAGCTTTCTCGGTGGCGTTCCACCTGATTCAGGTGTGGTGTCAGATCCTCATCGGCCGGGCGCTAGGGTTCGACATTCCCTGGTCGTACGCGTGCGTGTTTTTTCCTCTGGTGGACATCATCACGATGCTGCCGGTCAGCATCAGCGGCATCGGATTTCGCGAGGGTGGGTTGCTGTTTTTTTTGAGCAGGCTCGGCGTCGGCCCGGAAAAGGCCGTCGCCAATGGAGTTCTATGGCTGGCGATCGTCGTCGCGACCGGTCTCGCCGGCGGGATCGCTTTCGTTCTGCGCCGCCGGAAGTAA
- a CDS encoding glycosyltransferase family 39 protein, which translates to MSRIASRDKLFLALILVFFAAWTYLLPPIWNHGEAREGLVVRSIVEEHQWILPYRNGEIPSKPPLFHWIAAGLGHIFGLSDFTLRLASVIGAEFMAVVTFILGMAIGGRQTAWLAVGALLGMYQFWGAATEARVDMVFAACVTASIAGFFFWQRDGREGARVASYLAAASAVLAKGPVGAALPGVVILGFLAAERRVHLFWKFISWPLIALALLIDLGWYALAYRIGGSEFVEWQIMHENVDQLLGTRGFESNKTTLSMLVWIPTRTFPWNLALVWILVRRRRGERPDSAERFMVVWWAAITAFFFLVNIKRSIYLLPTYPAVALLAARAITAALVNAEVSRPESMGRIYRWLQSALRTPRRAVMTMVLVDLALILPNPVIWKRMASYQDTIAFVDQIGAIVPKSTPLFAGQQLRESDLLIIAYRLDRTIERKAIACAGANEYFLSRLKPTDFDKVETRLLAASEENNAALAIVLAPSGKPCPKKERAREEDAD; encoded by the coding sequence ATGAGTCGAATAGCGTCCCGCGATAAATTATTTCTCGCGCTGATCCTGGTCTTCTTCGCCGCGTGGACGTACCTGCTGCCGCCGATCTGGAATCACGGCGAGGCGCGCGAGGGGCTGGTGGTGCGGTCGATCGTGGAGGAGCATCAGTGGATATTGCCCTACCGCAACGGCGAGATACCGTCCAAGCCGCCGCTGTTCCATTGGATCGCGGCGGGGCTGGGACACATCTTCGGCCTCTCGGATTTTACCCTGCGGCTGGCGTCGGTAATCGGCGCCGAGTTCATGGCGGTCGTCACTTTTATTTTGGGCATGGCGATCGGCGGACGACAGACGGCGTGGCTCGCCGTCGGCGCGCTCTTGGGGATGTATCAATTCTGGGGCGCGGCGACGGAGGCCCGGGTGGACATGGTTTTCGCCGCCTGCGTCACGGCTTCCATCGCCGGCTTTTTTTTCTGGCAGCGCGACGGTCGCGAAGGCGCGCGGGTCGCTTCTTATCTTGCCGCCGCCTCAGCCGTGCTCGCCAAAGGCCCAGTGGGCGCCGCGCTTCCCGGCGTCGTGATTCTGGGATTCCTCGCCGCGGAGCGGCGGGTCCATCTTTTCTGGAAATTCATCTCCTGGCCGCTGATCGCGCTCGCGCTCTTGATCGATCTCGGCTGGTACGCGCTCGCCTATCGCATCGGCGGCAGCGAATTTGTCGAGTGGCAGATCATGCACGAGAACGTCGATCAGCTTCTCGGCACCCGCGGCTTCGAGAGCAACAAGACGACGCTCTCCATGCTGGTCTGGATTCCCACGCGGACCTTTCCATGGAACCTCGCGCTCGTCTGGATTCTCGTCCGGCGGCGCCGCGGCGAGCGTCCGGACTCCGCCGAACGCTTCATGGTCGTCTGGTGGGCCGCGATCACGGCCTTTTTTTTCCTGGTCAACATCAAGCGCTCGATTTACCTTCTACCCACCTATCCCGCGGTCGCCCTGCTGGCGGCGCGGGCGATCACAGCCGCGCTGGTGAACGCAGAAGTCTCCCGGCCGGAATCCATGGGAAGAATCTACCGATGGCTTCAGAGCGCCTTGCGCACGCCCCGGCGCGCGGTGATGACGATGGTTCTCGTGGACCTCGCGCTCATCCTGCCGAATCCGGTCATCTGGAAGCGCATGGCTTCTTACCAAGACACGATCGCCTTCGTGGATCAAATCGGCGCCATCGTTCCAAAAAGCACCCCGCTCTTCGCCGGCCAGCAGCTCCGGGAGTCCGATCTCCTCATCATCGCTTACCGCTTGGACCGAACGATCGAGCGCAAGGCGATCGCCTGCGCCGGAGCGAATGAATATTTTTTATCGCGACTGAAGCCGACGGATTTCGACAAAGTCGAGACCCGGCTGCTCGCGGCTTCGGAAGAGAACAACGCCGCGCTGGCTATCGTGCTCGCGCCGTCCGGCAAGCCGTGCCCGAAGAAAGAGCGGGCGCGAGAGGAAGACGCTGACTAA
- a CDS encoding glycosyltransferase family 39 protein: protein MTEAAGRTLFTQPRFAAPLFWLLALFILFRHLGGAALFDPDEGRNAEIAREILVTSDWVTPYYDFIPRLEKPIFFYAVTALSYTLFGISEAAARLSSAAFAFAVLLATYFFARRFLGKWAALWSGLVLLTSVEFYAFSRIVILDMALAFFITLAVFSFYLAQAADGGAKRHYYFLMYAALGSAALVKGPVGVVFPGMIVAAYLVVRRKWSALAEMELGWGIAIFFLIVAPWYAAVEIRNPGYLGYFVGQEHFGRYLTPYFQRTKPWYFLFAVLAGGFFPWTFVLPSMARRLGKKPLDDLSFYLLLWALVPFIFFSFSRSKMAEYLLPIYPALAILAAKTMVDALKKWELWMLSLTWLVLELTFLYLLLSLAWPQILPDEIHEIVGELPATTNAAVALLALVALPWAAWTTQRKNREQLFLPACLVFFLFYFFAHSLVEPISRARSYKELALKSAAFLRPEDQLVIYDTYLASVPFYLRADKPIWIVTPEDTKDVMGSFYAAQTKLAPAPGYGKVVFTFAEFQEEWSRRKLLVFVRQKRLGELDGHKPLLQVGNIALVTNR from the coding sequence ATGACGGAAGCCGCCGGCCGGACCCTCTTCACCCAGCCCCGTTTCGCCGCGCCGCTTTTCTGGCTGCTTGCCTTGTTCATCTTGTTTCGCCATCTCGGCGGAGCGGCCCTGTTCGATCCCGACGAAGGCAGAAACGCCGAGATCGCACGCGAGATCCTGGTGACAAGCGACTGGGTCACGCCCTACTACGACTTCATCCCGCGCCTGGAGAAGCCGATTTTTTTCTATGCCGTAACGGCGCTCTCTTACACGCTCTTCGGCATATCGGAAGCGGCGGCGCGTCTTTCCTCGGCCGCGTTCGCGTTCGCCGTTCTTCTCGCGACCTATTTTTTCGCCCGGCGCTTCCTGGGCAAGTGGGCGGCGCTTTGGAGCGGCCTCGTCTTGCTGACGTCCGTCGAGTTCTACGCCTTCTCGCGCATCGTGATCCTGGACATGGCGCTCGCGTTTTTCATCACGCTTGCGGTGTTTTCATTTTATCTGGCGCAGGCGGCCGATGGCGGCGCAAAGCGGCACTACTATTTTCTCATGTACGCCGCGCTCGGCTCGGCGGCGCTAGTCAAAGGCCCGGTTGGAGTCGTGTTTCCGGGAATGATTGTCGCCGCCTATCTGGTCGTTCGAAGGAAGTGGTCCGCGCTGGCGGAAATGGAGCTGGGCTGGGGCATCGCCATCTTCTTCTTGATCGTCGCGCCGTGGTACGCGGCGGTGGAGATCAGAAATCCCGGCTACCTTGGTTACTTCGTCGGCCAGGAGCACTTCGGCCGCTATCTCACGCCGTACTTTCAGCGCACCAAGCCGTGGTATTTTCTCTTCGCCGTCCTGGCCGGAGGATTTTTTCCCTGGACGTTTGTTCTCCCCAGCATGGCCCGGCGGCTGGGGAAAAAGCCTCTCGACGACCTTTCTTTTTACCTGCTCCTGTGGGCGCTCGTGCCTTTTATCTTCTTCAGCTTCTCGCGCTCGAAGATGGCCGAGTATCTGCTGCCGATCTATCCCGCGCTGGCGATCCTGGCCGCGAAGACTATGGTGGACGCGCTTAAAAAATGGGAGCTGTGGATGCTGTCGCTGACCTGGCTGGTTCTGGAGCTGACATTTCTTTACCTTCTCCTGAGTCTGGCCTGGCCGCAGATCCTGCCCGACGAGATCCATGAAATCGTCGGCGAGCTTCCGGCCACGACGAACGCGGCGGTCGCGCTGCTCGCTCTGGTCGCCTTGCCGTGGGCCGCGTGGACGACGCAGAGAAAAAACCGCGAGCAACTGTTTCTGCCGGCGTGTCTGGTATTTTTTCTTTTCTATTTCTTCGCGCATAGCTTGGTCGAGCCGATCTCTCGCGCCCGATCCTACAAGGAGCTGGCGCTAAAATCGGCGGCTTTTCTTCGCCCCGAAGATCAGCTCGTCATTTACGACACCTATCTGGCGAGCGTGCCCTTTTACCTCCGCGCCGACAAGCCGATCTGGATCGTGACGCCGGAAGACACGAAGGACGTGATGGGGAGTTTTTACGCCGCGCAAACGAAACTCGCGCCCGCGCCCGGCTACGGCAAGGTGGTTTTCACCTTCGCCGAGTTTCAAGAAGAATGGTCGCGCCGGAAGCTCTTGGTCTTCGTTAGGCAGAAACGCCTCGGCGAGCTCGACGGCCACAAGCCGCTCTTGCAAGTCGGCAACATCGCGTTGGTCACGAACCGATAG
- a CDS encoding glycosyltransferase family 39 protein: protein MTEARPQTFSLLPGAALVLVLCFVLYFWGLAGVPFYDKGEPREGLVVWEIWQNGTWILPLREGVNIPSKPPMFHWLAALTAHAAGSFNEFTIRFPSALLATIGVLLTYLTGARLWGQSSGLAAAVVLATSPEWWRAATGARVDMTLTFFMLCTFLYFRFLYQAGGGLGRTLPLALLAGLATLAKGPVGAALPGLTALAFLWRKRDLAFVKRLSLPVTIPFGIAVATAWYLLALQQGGERFFLRQIVHEIVGTPLGGAGHNHNIFYYIPALIFGMAPWSLFFPALAIFLYQRRRRLVEDELLYPLAWFAAVFVVLSLALGKRTVYILPLYPAAALLFGAWWQKSSAGEFSSTGWAKGAALAAAALLALVSAALLAEALGWNPLSFVQSFLRARDREGLALVANAMDKHRAAIFLYSALSAAAAVLLVRAARKNVWSPALAALGAVMVGFFWLAQNVFHPELAAAYDFKPFMARAREKVPADAPLVFYGGANKAPAFYARLYAPSFRQKTAGIKPPFYMLIAEKHWKAMRGKEGLAELDVSEAIGIDGRQRLYLVKVTEAAKIQLPEPVEPRDEGADE, encoded by the coding sequence ATGACCGAAGCCCGCCCTCAAACATTTTCTCTTTTACCAGGCGCCGCCCTCGTTCTCGTCCTCTGCTTCGTGCTTTACTTCTGGGGCTTGGCGGGCGTCCCGTTTTACGACAAAGGCGAGCCGCGCGAAGGACTGGTCGTCTGGGAGATCTGGCAAAACGGCACCTGGATCCTGCCTCTGCGCGAGGGCGTCAATATTCCATCCAAGCCGCCGATGTTCCACTGGCTCGCCGCGCTGACCGCGCATGCCGCCGGCTCGTTCAACGAGTTCACGATCCGCTTTCCCTCGGCGCTGCTCGCGACGATCGGCGTTCTGCTCACATATCTCACCGGCGCGCGCCTCTGGGGACAGAGCTCGGGCCTCGCCGCCGCAGTCGTACTCGCCACCAGCCCCGAATGGTGGCGCGCCGCGACCGGCGCGCGCGTCGACATGACGCTTACGTTTTTCATGCTGTGCACCTTTCTCTATTTTCGTTTTCTCTACCAAGCCGGCGGCGGCCTGGGGCGGACGCTGCCGCTGGCGTTGCTCGCCGGTCTCGCCACCCTCGCCAAAGGGCCGGTCGGCGCCGCGCTTCCCGGACTCACGGCGCTCGCGTTCCTGTGGCGCAAGCGCGACCTCGCGTTCGTCAAGCGGCTTTCTCTTCCCGTCACGATTCCGTTCGGCATCGCCGTCGCCACCGCCTGGTATCTGCTCGCGCTCCAGCAAGGCGGCGAGAGATTTTTTCTGCGCCAGATCGTGCACGAAATCGTCGGCACGCCGCTCGGCGGCGCCGGCCACAATCATAATATTTTTTACTACATTCCCGCGCTGATCTTCGGCATGGCGCCGTGGAGCCTGTTCTTTCCGGCGCTGGCGATTTTTCTTTACCAGCGACGGCGGCGGCTCGTCGAAGACGAGCTGCTCTACCCGCTCGCCTGGTTCGCCGCGGTCTTCGTCGTTCTTTCGCTCGCGCTCGGCAAGCGTACCGTCTATATTTTGCCGCTTTATCCGGCGGCGGCTTTGCTCTTCGGCGCCTGGTGGCAAAAATCATCCGCCGGCGAGTTTTCATCCACCGGCTGGGCGAAGGGCGCCGCGCTCGCCGCGGCAGCACTCCTGGCGCTCGTGTCCGCGGCGCTCTTGGCGGAAGCTCTCGGTTGGAATCCGCTGAGCTTCGTCCAGTCCTTTCTTCGCGCAAGGGACCGCGAAGGGCTGGCGTTGGTGGCGAACGCGATGGACAAACACCGCGCGGCGATCTTTCTTTATTCGGCTCTCTCGGCCGCCGCGGCTGTCTTGCTCGTTCGCGCCGCGCGGAAAAATGTTTGGTCCCCGGCGCTCGCGGCCCTCGGCGCCGTCATGGTCGGTTTCTTCTGGCTCGCGCAAAACGTATTCCATCCCGAGCTTGCCGCCGCGTACGATTTCAAGCCGTTCATGGCGCGCGCGCGGGAAAAAGTTCCGGCGGACGCGCCGCTCGTATTTTACGGCGGCGCCAACAAGGCGCCCGCGTTCTACGCTCGTCTGTATGCGCCGAGCTTCCGGCAAAAAACGGCGGGAATAAAGCCGCCCTTTTATATGTTGATCGCGGAGAAGCACTGGAAGGCGATGCGAGGCAAAGAAGGTTTGGCCGAGCTGGACGTGAGCGAGGCGATCGGAATCGACGGACGCCAGCGGCTTTACCTGGTGAAAGTTACCGAAGCGGCCAAGATCCAACTGCCCGAGCCCGTCGAGCCGCGGGATGAAGGGGCGGACGAATGA
- a CDS encoding Gfo/Idh/MocA family oxidoreductase produces the protein MKISVALVGAGYWGKKLLPKFFAAPDCAVAAVCDLDAGYRAEIEKAFPGTPTTASYDDVLKNPAVDAVLLVTPPATHFSLGKKALEAGKHIWIEKPLALRLAEGKQLVALAEKNKTVLFVDHTFLYDRAIRMAHDMIGGGELGDVHHVFLQRLNLGRIKRDSNVWWNSAPHDVSILLYLLRGRPVSVTLHGYRYLQSDVEDLNMAVIEMSDGASAFIYHNWLFPENTAKLTVIGSKKLLTYEGKFDKRDATLYEYATGEKVAGGGASPELANTIPSKIIAEHKLEGVASEEPLTTAVGDFLDSIRARRAPVSDGGFSLKVLAVLDAAEQSLRSGGKKTAIEI, from the coding sequence ATGAAAATCTCCGTCGCATTGGTGGGCGCCGGTTACTGGGGCAAAAAGCTACTGCCGAAATTCTTCGCCGCGCCGGATTGCGCGGTCGCCGCAGTCTGCGACCTCGACGCCGGCTACCGCGCCGAGATCGAAAAGGCGTTTCCCGGCACGCCGACGACCGCCTCGTACGACGACGTGCTCAAAAATCCCGCCGTCGACGCCGTCCTTCTCGTCACGCCGCCGGCCACTCATTTTTCCTTGGGAAAAAAGGCGCTCGAAGCCGGCAAGCATATCTGGATTGAGAAGCCGTTGGCGCTCCGACTCGCCGAAGGCAAGCAGCTCGTTGCGCTGGCGGAGAAAAATAAAACCGTCCTCTTCGTCGATCACACCTTCCTCTACGACCGCGCCATCCGCATGGCGCACGACATGATCGGCGGCGGCGAGCTGGGCGACGTTCATCACGTCTTCTTGCAGCGGTTGAACCTCGGGCGCATCAAGCGCGATTCCAACGTCTGGTGGAACTCCGCGCCGCACGACGTCTCGATCCTGCTCTATCTTTTGAGGGGACGTCCCGTGAGCGTGACGCTTCACGGCTACCGCTATCTCCAGTCCGACGTGGAAGACCTCAACATGGCCGTGATCGAAATGTCCGACGGCGCGTCGGCGTTCATCTACCATAACTGGCTCTTTCCGGAGAATACGGCGAAGCTGACCGTGATCGGCAGCAAGAAGCTGCTCACGTACGAGGGCAAGTTCGACAAGCGCGACGCGACGCTCTACGAGTACGCGACGGGCGAGAAGGTGGCGGGCGGCGGAGCGAGTCCGGAGCTGGCCAACACGATTCCATCGAAGATCATCGCCGAGCACAAGCTCGAAGGCGTGGCCTCCGAGGAGCCGCTGACGACGGCGGTCGGTGATTTTTTGGACAGCATCCGCGCGCGCCGAGCGCCGGTCTCCGACGGCGGCTTTTCGCTCAAGGTCCTCGCCGTGCTCGACGCGGCCGAGCAGTCGCTGCGCTCGGGGGGAAAGAAGACGGCGATCGAGATCTGA
- a CDS encoding glycosyltransferase family 2 protein, which yields MQPVRLSVVAPMHNEEGNARVLYEAIRDTLERHGEPYEIIFVNDTSSDGTLAVMKEIAGRDEKFHFADLEANVGENWALLAGISRASGEVIVTIDGDYQNDPSYIPALLERLSQGYRVVSGWRKNRVGSFWDRRLPSLAANALIRLVSGVPVHDCGCGLKAYRREVIEGKYVPKGFLNRFSPVVFGVKAEEFSEVEILDRERKAGTSHYGISRVFEVLRDLFVLPFAVRGPAKWLGEFRKLQWIAATAGAFFLFLGWSVWALAALIVAIAAYANAQSLERFVQAQMRPPFRIKEFR from the coding sequence GTGCAGCCCGTCAGGCTCTCCGTCGTCGCGCCGATGCACAATGAAGAGGGCAACGCGCGCGTTCTCTACGAGGCGATCCGCGACACCCTGGAGCGCCACGGCGAGCCCTATGAAATCATCTTCGTGAACGACACCAGCAGCGACGGCACGCTGGCGGTGATGAAAGAGATCGCCGGCCGCGACGAAAAATTCCATTTTGCCGATCTGGAAGCGAATGTCGGCGAGAACTGGGCGCTCCTCGCCGGCATTTCCAGAGCGTCGGGAGAAGTGATCGTGACCATCGACGGCGATTATCAGAACGACCCGTCTTACATTCCGGCCTTGCTGGAGCGACTGTCTCAGGGATACCGCGTCGTGTCGGGATGGCGGAAGAATCGGGTCGGGAGCTTTTGGGACCGGCGGCTCCCTTCGCTGGCGGCGAACGCGCTCATCCGCCTCGTCAGCGGCGTCCCGGTGCACGACTGCGGCTGCGGTCTCAAGGCTTACCGCCGGGAGGTGATCGAAGGCAAGTACGTCCCCAAAGGATTTTTGAACCGGTTCTCCCCGGTCGTGTTCGGCGTCAAGGCGGAAGAATTTTCCGAAGTCGAGATTCTCGACCGCGAGCGCAAGGCGGGGACGTCGCATTATGGCATCAGCCGCGTCTTCGAGGTGTTGCGCGATCTCTTCGTGTTGCCGTTCGCCGTCCGCGGGCCGGCCAAATGGCTCGGCGAGTTCCGCAAGCTCCAGTGGATCGCCGCGACCGCGGGTGCTTTTTTTTTATTTCTCGGCTGGAGCGTCTGGGCGCTCGCGGCGTTGATCGTCGCGATCGCCGCCTACGCCAACGCGCAGAGCCTGGAGCGTTTCGTCCAGGCGCAGATGCGGCCGCCGTTTCGGATCAAAGAGTTTCGCTAG
- a CDS encoding DegT/DnrJ/EryC1/StrS family aminotransferase — protein sequence MKIPLLDLTRKYRAIEGELNSKWAEALSSMRLLNGANLAEFEREFARYCGVKHAVGVASGTDAIFLSLRALGVANGDEVILPAHVPAPVIEPIFSVGALPVLVEKARDDYGPDLKSLRAAITPRTRAIMPVHMLGLPCDMDAIQKIAGNIAVVEDASQAQGALYKGRRAAGLGAITPMSLGPVKNLACYGDGGVALTNDDALAETVRLLRVHGQAEKYNHKIYGWNSRLDEIQAALLRVKLPTLDRDNARRRAIAARYSEAFKDLPLRTPPEFSDRESVYHQYAVETPERGALKKFLDGKGIGSGIYYPLCLHHHEAWRSQGLPAYSLPEAERYARENLALPVFAELSDEEVDTIIAAVREYFLARGR from the coding sequence ATGAAAATCCCTCTTCTAGACCTGACACGAAAATATCGCGCCATCGAAGGCGAGCTCAACTCAAAGTGGGCCGAGGCGCTGTCCTCGATGAGGCTGTTGAACGGCGCGAACCTCGCGGAGTTCGAGCGCGAGTTCGCGCGCTATTGCGGCGTCAAGCACGCCGTCGGCGTGGCGTCCGGCACCGACGCGATCTTTCTCTCGCTCCGCGCCTTGGGAGTTGCCAACGGCGACGAGGTGATTCTCCCGGCGCACGTTCCGGCTCCGGTCATCGAGCCGATTTTCTCCGTCGGCGCCCTGCCCGTGCTGGTGGAAAAAGCCCGGGACGACTACGGACCGGACTTGAAGTCGCTCAGGGCGGCGATCACGCCGCGAACCCGGGCGATCATGCCGGTCCACATGCTCGGGCTCCCCTGCGACATGGACGCGATCCAAAAAATCGCCGGAAACATCGCCGTCGTCGAAGACGCGTCCCAGGCCCAGGGCGCGCTATATAAAGGAAGGCGGGCCGCCGGCCTCGGCGCGATCACGCCGATGAGCCTGGGACCGGTAAAAAATCTCGCCTGCTACGGCGACGGCGGCGTGGCGCTCACGAACGACGACGCGCTCGCCGAGACGGTGCGCCTGCTGCGCGTCCACGGCCAGGCGGAAAAATACAACCACAAGATCTACGGCTGGAACAGCCGGCTCGACGAGATCCAGGCCGCGCTCCTCCGCGTCAAGCTGCCGACGCTCGACCGCGACAACGCGCGGCGGCGCGCGATCGCGGCGCGCTACAGCGAAGCGTTCAAAGACCTGCCGCTCAGGACGCCGCCCGAGTTTTCCGACCGCGAGAGCGTTTATCATCAATACGCGGTGGAGACGCCGGAGCGCGGCGCGCTGAAAAAATTCCTCGACGGCAAGGGAATCGGCAGCGGCATCTACTACCCGCTCTGCCTGCACCATCACGAAGCGTGGCGCTCCCAGGGCCTGCCGGCGTATTCGCTGCCGGAGGCGGAAAGGTACGCGAGAGAGAACCTGGCGCTCCCGGTATTCGCCGAGCTGAGCGATGAAGAAGTGGACACTATCATCGCCGCGGTGCGGGAATATTTCCTGGCGAGGGGCCGATAG
- a CDS encoding MFS transporter has product MASTASAPKNERTDWLLLINAMLGNFVAGLSTRIFMISLPTLAAGLGADILGIAWALISYQLAGVSLSIVFGRLGDIYGRQKMYALGFVIVTASSFLCGVSQNVLQLIVFRFLHGLGAAMSQSASRALAMDAVPEGRVGKAQAYMTMAFHSGFFLGPPLGGLIIDYVDWRAIFFLIAGFGVVGTALSIAQLKKKSAPAAPPHRATVDYGGATLLIALTLVLTLLLDKKAADLIGIARKDVLLLAFGAALWGFLAHEGKSPSPIMQLALFKIRMFACSVASLLTLSITRGLVSFLLPFYLQGVLHLSPSFMGLIFLAPPIFTVSLSAVGGHMADKIGPRAPATIGVLASLAAVLIGAALRVDSHWLLPTAMLALTGLGTAFFNSANQAAILGSVPKAHRGLANGMVHTAFELGHMLGVSLGGLLLALAFEYYSGTPGAPPSAGNAPAFVRSMNTSYMAAVVITLVALSTSLMRGSGKIQGAGRG; this is encoded by the coding sequence ATGGCTTCCACCGCAAGCGCTCCTAAGAACGAACGCACCGACTGGCTGCTTCTCATCAACGCCATGCTCGGCAATTTCGTCGCTGGGCTGTCCACGAGAATCTTCATGATCTCTCTGCCGACGCTGGCGGCGGGGTTGGGCGCGGATATTTTAGGAATCGCCTGGGCGCTGATCTCCTACCAGCTTGCGGGCGTGAGTCTTTCCATCGTCTTCGGCCGCCTCGGCGACATTTACGGCCGCCAGAAAATGTATGCCCTCGGTTTTGTGATCGTGACGGCGAGCTCGTTTCTTTGCGGCGTGTCACAGAACGTCCTGCAGCTCATCGTCTTTCGCTTTCTTCACGGCCTGGGAGCGGCCATGTCCCAGTCGGCCAGCAGGGCATTGGCGATGGATGCCGTTCCCGAAGGTCGCGTGGGCAAGGCCCAGGCCTACATGACGATGGCGTTTCACTCCGGCTTTTTTCTCGGGCCGCCGCTGGGCGGCCTGATCATCGACTATGTAGACTGGCGCGCGATTTTTTTCCTGATCGCTGGCTTCGGCGTCGTGGGCACGGCGCTCAGCATCGCCCAGCTGAAAAAAAAGTCGGCGCCGGCGGCTCCGCCGCACCGGGCCACGGTCGATTACGGGGGCGCGACGCTCCTGATCGCGTTGACGCTCGTGCTCACGCTGCTGTTGGACAAAAAGGCCGCCGATCTGATCGGCATCGCGCGCAAGGACGTTTTGCTGCTGGCGTTCGGCGCTGCGCTCTGGGGATTTTTGGCCCACGAGGGCAAATCGCCGAGCCCGATCATGCAGCTCGCGCTTTTCAAAATAAGAATGTTCGCGTGCAGCGTCGCGAGCCTGCTGACCCTGTCGATCACGCGCGGGCTCGTCAGCTTTTTGCTGCCGTTCTATCTCCAGGGGGTGCTGCACCTCTCGCCGTCGTTCATGGGCTTGATCTTTTTGGCCCCGCCGATTTTCACCGTCAGCCTGTCGGCGGTCGGCGGCCACATGGCCGACAAGATCGGCCCGCGGGCGCCGGCGACGATCGGCGTGCTGGCGTCGCTCGCCGCGGTGTTGATCGGCGCCGCGCTGCGGGTGGATTCTCACTGGCTGCTCCCCACGGCGATGCTCGCGCTTACCGGCCTCGGTACGGCTTTTTTTAACTCGGCGAACCAGGCGGCGATCTTGGGCTCCGTGCCGAAGGCGCATCGCGGGCTCGCCAACGGCATGGTGCACACCGCGTTCGAGCTCGGGCACATGCTCGGCGTCTCGCTTGGCGGATTGTTGCTGGCGCTTGCCTTCGAGTATTATTCCGGCACGCCGGGCGCGCCGCCGAGCGCCGGGAATGCGCCGGCCTTTGTCCGATCGATGAACACGAGCTACATGGCCGCGGTGGTGATCACGCTGGTCGCGCTGTCGACTTCGCTGATGCGCGGGAGCGGCAAGATTCAAGGGGCGGGAAGAGGATAA